One segment of Leeia aquatica DNA contains the following:
- a CDS encoding H-NS histone family protein, whose translation MNLQDFTFDQLLQLRQDVEKEIRSRKNQEAVALAKIVQTRAEQLGVTAEEILGMLGKKAAKKEPGAAKYANPANPADTWSGKGRKPGWFVAAINAGKSEADLLVK comes from the coding sequence ATGAACCTGCAAGATTTCACTTTTGATCAATTGCTGCAATTGCGCCAGGATGTTGAGAAGGAAATCCGTAGCCGCAAGAACCAGGAAGCGGTCGCATTGGCCAAGATTGTGCAGACGCGTGCCGAGCAATTGGGCGTGACGGCAGAAGAAATCCTCGGCATGCTGGGCAAGAAAGCCGCCAAAAAGGAACCGGGCGCAGCCAAATACGCCAACCCTGCCAACCCGGCTGATACCTGGTCTGGCAAAGGCCGCAAGCCGGGCTGGTTTGTCGCTGCCATCAATGCCGGCAAATCGGAAGCCGATCTGCTGGTTAAATAA
- a CDS encoding endonuclease/exonuclease/phosphatase family protein, which yields MSTALVHPLRHLRVLSLNMHKGLSPLNRKLIIHELSLALQQEKPDLVFLQEVQGFHQHRARRFEHWPSAGQADFIAESMAFRAVYGGNAYYTHGHHGNAILSHLPITAWRNTDISHNRLEQRGILHAELEGASETCGLHALCVHLNLLAGGRRWQLRRLREEIERHVPPEAPLVVAGDFNDWRNDARQILVEEFGLQEVFETLHGKPARSFPARLPLMTLDRIYVRNLSVTAARIGQGHPWKQLSDHAPLMAELSY from the coding sequence ATGAGCACTGCGCTGGTTCACCCATTACGGCATTTGCGTGTCTTGTCACTCAATATGCATAAGGGCTTAAGCCCGCTGAACCGGAAACTGATCATTCATGAATTATCACTCGCCTTACAGCAGGAAAAACCGGATCTGGTCTTTTTGCAGGAAGTACAGGGCTTTCATCAGCACAGGGCCAGGCGGTTTGAGCATTGGCCAAGTGCAGGGCAAGCGGACTTTATTGCGGAAAGCATGGCCTTTCGGGCGGTATATGGTGGCAATGCCTATTACACACATGGGCATCATGGAAATGCCATCCTCAGTCATTTACCGATTACCGCATGGCGCAACACGGATATCTCGCATAACCGGCTGGAACAGCGGGGAATCTTGCATGCCGAACTGGAGGGGGCATCTGAGACCTGTGGATTACATGCGTTGTGCGTTCATCTGAATTTACTGGCCGGAGGACGCCGTTGGCAATTACGGCGCCTGCGTGAGGAAATTGAACGCCATGTCCCGCCGGAGGCACCCTTGGTTGTCGCAGGGGATTTCAATGATTGGCGTAACGACGCTCGCCAGATTCTGGTTGAAGAGTTTGGTTTGCAGGAGGTGTTTGAAACCCTGCATGGCAAGCCAGCGCGCAGCTTCCCGGCACGCTTGCCCTTGATGACGCTGGACCGGATCTATGTACGCAATCTGAGTGTGACGGCGGCCCGAATCGGACAAGGCCATCCCTGGAAACAGCTGTCTGATCATGCCCCGCTGATGGCTGAACTGTCGTACTGA
- a CDS encoding putative zinc-binding protein — protein MALSDPSLPLVYACSGCSSVAQLANDCAVELDRQGQAEMSCISGVGGGVPVLLKLARSGRPILALDGCALACVRACLHNAGVAPDQHLVLNQLGAKKRYHADCLDDEREQARLAVQSALQQLPAHRR, from the coding sequence ATGGCCTTGTCCGATCCCAGCCTGCCCTTGGTCTACGCCTGCTCGGGTTGTTCCAGCGTGGCGCAACTGGCCAATGATTGCGCGGTGGAGCTGGACCGGCAAGGCCAGGCCGAGATGTCCTGCATCAGCGGGGTCGGCGGCGGCGTACCGGTGCTGCTCAAGCTGGCGCGCAGCGGTCGCCCAATCTTGGCGCTGGATGGCTGTGCGCTGGCTTGCGTTCGTGCCTGTCTCCACAATGCGGGCGTTGCGCCGGATCAGCATCTGGTGTTGAACCAGCTGGGTGCCAAAAAGCGCTATCATGCGGACTGCCTGGACGATGAGCGTGAGCAGGCGCGGCTCGCGGTCCAGTCCGCACTGCAACAACTGCCTGCTCACCGCCGCTGA
- a CDS encoding SIMPL domain-containing protein (The SIMPL domain is named for its presence in mouse protein SIMPL (signalling molecule that associates with mouse pelle-like kinase). Bacterial member BP26, from Brucella, was shown to assemble into a channel-like structure, while YggE from E. coli has been associated with resistance to oxidative stress.) — protein MMRFKQKAVAVVGLAMGSLLAAQSAVADSLNYNVLELQSQVQREVSNDTLSASVFVELTQNDPQRLAAEVSKRMEEATRLAKGYPSVRVKTLGQQTYPVYNNQNKLQGWRTRADLSLESEDFAAATQLIGKLQGVVQLGGIQFAVSPKVREKVEAELMVDAVKQFRQRADILAGAVAPGKPVRIVHLAVNSGGGEPPRMYAMEAKAAAPAGDAAPVVTPGTSQVSVSINGTVQVE, from the coding sequence ATGATGCGCTTCAAACAAAAGGCAGTGGCAGTGGTTGGTCTGGCGATGGGGAGCCTGCTGGCAGCTCAGTCTGCTGTAGCAGATTCTTTGAATTACAATGTGTTGGAGTTGCAATCTCAAGTACAACGCGAAGTCAGCAACGACACCTTGTCAGCATCTGTCTTCGTTGAGCTGACCCAGAATGACCCGCAGCGGCTGGCGGCCGAGGTGAGCAAGCGTATGGAAGAGGCAACCCGCCTGGCCAAAGGCTACCCTTCGGTACGCGTGAAAACGCTGGGTCAGCAAACCTACCCGGTTTACAACAACCAGAACAAGCTGCAGGGCTGGCGTACGCGGGCCGACCTGAGCCTGGAGTCCGAAGATTTTGCTGCTGCCACCCAGCTGATCGGTAAACTGCAGGGCGTGGTGCAACTGGGCGGCATCCAGTTCGCGGTTTCGCCCAAAGTACGGGAGAAGGTGGAGGCGGAGTTGATGGTGGATGCGGTCAAGCAGTTCCGCCAGCGTGCTGACATTCTGGCCGGTGCGGTAGCCCCTGGCAAACCGGTACGAATCGTTCACCTTGCCGTCAATAGCGGTGGTGGCGAGCCGCCGCGTATGTATGCGATGGAAGCCAAGGCAGCGGCACCTGCCGGTGATGCTGCACCGGTTGTGACGCCCGGTACCAGTCAAGTTTCGGTATCGATCAACGGTACGGTGCAGGTCGAATAA
- the nrdD gene encoding anaerobic ribonucleoside-triphosphate reductase, which produces MTVATPSTQPKLDDAQRTRCEIWTRVMGYHRPVSSFNTGKQGEFNQRRFFHEPVSR; this is translated from the coding sequence ATGACTGTTGCCACCCCAAGCACCCAGCCCAAGCTGGATGATGCCCAGCGCACCCGCTGCGAAATCTGGACCCGTGTGATGGGCTACCACCGCCCGGTCAGCTCTTTCAATACCGGCAAACAGGGTGAGTTCAACCAACGCCGCTTCTTCCATGAGCCCGTCAGCCGCTGA
- a CDS encoding NnrS family protein produces the protein MLVDNPTPPSPLQAAWQRFQLAPHRPCFAAGVLAAVSLALWWWAMLLWPQPGHWPAVMVHGLMMPLGVFPLFMFGFIFTAGPRWLNVDAVTGMTPLAAAYLAGIALSLLGFAWGGLAPLPGLLLMAGCWLWACWRWWRCIRASSVADRRHAQRLLLAFCMAPLTLLVAITWVGLGDGRWWLLGRSLALWAFLLPVFLVVSHRMLPFFTQAVFPQKLAWRPPQLLDGWLTACGLMALGSGLQWAWLEATAGLLLAASLVYTSWRWGIILSLQNRLLAMLHLSFAWLAPAVLLQVLGTLGVAVGSAPAHALGLGFCVTMLVGFVTRVSLGHSGQPLQADRGYWAIYLGLHGVAALRVLVALLGLTPAWLNAVSAAWLLLMLLWAARVLPIYWQVRRDGKPG, from the coding sequence ATGCTGGTTGACAATCCTACGCCCCCCTCCCCGCTACAAGCCGCCTGGCAACGCTTTCAACTGGCGCCGCATCGCCCCTGCTTTGCAGCGGGGGTGCTGGCGGCGGTCAGTCTGGCGCTGTGGTGGTGGGCCATGCTGCTGTGGCCCCAACCCGGGCATTGGCCTGCCGTGATGGTGCATGGGCTGATGATGCCGCTCGGCGTCTTCCCGCTGTTCATGTTTGGCTTCATTTTCACCGCCGGGCCACGTTGGTTGAATGTCGATGCCGTCACCGGGATGACACCGCTTGCGGCAGCCTACCTGGCTGGTATTGCCCTCAGCCTGCTCGGCTTTGCCTGGGGTGGGCTTGCGCCCCTGCCCGGTTTATTGCTGATGGCCGGATGCTGGTTGTGGGCGTGCTGGCGCTGGTGGCGCTGCATCCGGGCCAGCAGCGTGGCAGACCGTCGCCACGCCCAACGCCTGCTGCTGGCTTTTTGCATGGCACCGCTGACCCTGCTGGTCGCAATCACATGGGTCGGCCTTGGCGATGGCCGCTGGTGGCTACTGGGCCGCTCGCTGGCCTTGTGGGCTTTTCTATTACCCGTATTTCTGGTGGTGTCCCACCGCATGCTGCCCTTCTTCACCCAGGCGGTGTTCCCGCAAAAGCTGGCCTGGCGCCCACCGCAACTGCTGGATGGCTGGTTGACCGCTTGCGGGCTGATGGCCCTGGGCAGTGGCCTGCAATGGGCCTGGCTGGAAGCTACTGCTGGCCTGTTGCTGGCAGCCAGTCTGGTCTATACCAGCTGGCGCTGGGGGATCATCCTCAGCCTGCAAAACCGCCTGCTGGCCATGTTGCACCTGTCTTTTGCCTGGCTGGCACCCGCGGTCCTGCTGCAGGTACTGGGTACCCTGGGGGTTGCCGTGGGCTCGGCACCCGCCCACGCGCTCGGGCTGGGCTTTTGCGTCACCATGCTGGTGGGCTTTGTGACTCGCGTCAGCTTGGGGCACAGCGGCCAGCCCCTGCAGGCGGACCGCGGTTACTGGGCTATCTATCTGGGTCTGCATGGTGTTGCAGCACTGCGGGTGCTGGTGGCCTTGCTAGGCCTCACGCCCGCCTGGCTGAACGCAGTCTCGGCGGCCTGGTTACTGTTGATGCTGCTGTGGGCTGCCCGTGTCTTGCCCATCTACTGGCAGGTACGGCGCGACGGAAAACCCGGCTGA
- a CDS encoding ribonucleoside triphosphate reductase, translating to MMQAQHVVKRDGRVVAFDRNKIEAALAAAGQATGEFAMPEALRLTAQVLAALEEMPCPGIETIQNQVEDVLVAAGYWPTARAYIVYREQHARLRLQARSLVDVESSMVEYLDQRDWRVNANANQGYSLGGLILNVAGKVTANYWLNHVFPPEAGQAHREGDLHIHDLDMLSGYCAGWSLRQLLTEGFNGVPGKVEATPPKHMSAAIGQIVNFLGTLQNEWAGAQAFSSFDTYMAPFVRIDRMDYTAVRQAMQELIYNLNVPSRWGTQTPFTNLTFDWTCPADLREQVPYVGGQEMSFCYGDLQAEMDMINQAYIDVMMAGDAKGRAFTFPIPTYNITPDFDWDHPNTQRLFDMTARYGLPYFQNFLNSDLEPHMVRSMCCRLQLDLRELLKRGNGLFGSAEQTGSVGVVTVNCARLGYLFAGDEAGLLARLDQLLDIGATVLEIRRKQVQRYMDQGLYPYTKRYLGTLRNHFSTLGMNGINEMVRNFSHDQFDLTQDEGHALALRLLDHIRTRIAQYQEQTGHLYNLEATPAEGTTYRFAKEDRKRWPDILQAGTPEQPYYTNSSQLPVGYTDDPFEALALQEALQSRYTGGTVLHLYMNEAVSSAEACKQLVRRALSRFRLPYITVTPTFSICPTHGYLSGRHEFCPKCDDALLATQAGCCGDAPTVPLV from the coding sequence ATGATGCAAGCCCAGCATGTTGTAAAACGGGATGGCCGGGTCGTCGCGTTTGACCGGAACAAAATTGAAGCGGCACTGGCTGCAGCCGGGCAAGCCACCGGTGAATTCGCCATGCCGGAGGCCTTGCGGCTGACGGCACAAGTTCTGGCTGCACTGGAAGAGATGCCCTGCCCCGGCATCGAAACCATTCAGAACCAGGTCGAAGATGTACTGGTTGCCGCCGGTTACTGGCCGACCGCTCGCGCTTACATCGTCTACCGTGAACAACATGCCCGCTTGCGGCTGCAGGCACGCTCGCTGGTGGATGTGGAAAGCAGCATGGTCGAGTATCTCGACCAGCGCGACTGGCGGGTCAATGCCAATGCCAATCAGGGCTACAGTCTGGGTGGATTGATCCTCAATGTGGCCGGTAAGGTCACCGCCAATTACTGGCTGAACCACGTCTTCCCACCGGAAGCCGGGCAAGCCCACCGCGAGGGTGACCTGCACATTCATGATCTGGACATGCTGAGCGGCTATTGCGCAGGCTGGTCGCTGCGGCAACTGCTGACCGAGGGCTTCAACGGGGTACCCGGCAAGGTGGAGGCCACCCCGCCCAAGCATATGTCTGCTGCCATCGGCCAGATCGTCAATTTTCTTGGTACTTTGCAAAACGAATGGGCGGGTGCGCAAGCCTTCAGTTCGTTTGATACCTATATGGCCCCCTTCGTGCGGATTGACCGCATGGACTACACCGCCGTCCGTCAGGCCATGCAGGAGCTGATCTACAACCTGAATGTGCCCAGCCGCTGGGGGACGCAGACCCCGTTCACCAACCTGACCTTCGACTGGACCTGCCCGGCAGACCTGCGCGAGCAGGTGCCCTATGTGGGCGGCCAGGAAATGTCCTTCTGCTACGGCGACCTGCAAGCCGAGATGGACATGATCAATCAGGCCTACATTGACGTGATGATGGCAGGCGATGCCAAAGGCCGGGCGTTTACCTTTCCGATTCCCACCTACAACATCACCCCGGATTTTGACTGGGACCACCCGAATACCCAGCGCCTGTTTGACATGACTGCCCGCTACGGTCTGCCCTACTTTCAGAACTTCCTTAATTCGGACCTGGAACCGCATATGGTGCGCTCCATGTGCTGCCGCCTGCAGCTGGACCTGCGGGAATTGCTCAAACGCGGCAATGGCTTGTTTGGCTCCGCCGAACAAACGGGCTCGGTCGGGGTAGTGACGGTCAATTGTGCCCGCCTGGGTTACCTGTTCGCCGGTGATGAGGCGGGACTACTGGCACGGCTGGATCAGCTGCTGGACATCGGCGCTACCGTGCTCGAGATTCGCCGCAAACAGGTACAGCGCTATATGGATCAGGGACTGTATCCGTATACCAAACGTTATCTGGGCACCCTGCGCAATCACTTCTCCACGCTGGGCATGAACGGCATCAATGAAATGGTTCGTAACTTCAGTCACGACCAGTTTGACCTGACACAGGATGAGGGCCACGCCCTGGCCTTGCGCCTGCTCGACCATATCCGGACGCGCATCGCCCAGTATCAGGAGCAGACCGGCCATCTCTACAATCTGGAGGCCACCCCCGCTGAAGGCACTACCTACCGCTTTGCCAAGGAAGACCGCAAACGCTGGCCGGATATCCTGCAGGCGGGCACCCCTGAGCAGCCCTACTACACCAACTCCAGCCAGCTGCCGGTGGGCTATACCGACGATCCGTTCGAGGCGCTGGCGTTGCAAGAGGCACTGCAATCCCGCTATACCGGCGGCACCGTACTGCACCTGTACATGAATGAAGCGGTATCCAGCGCAGAGGCATGCAAGCAGCTGGTACGGCGCGCGCTGTCCCGCTTCCGCCTGCCCTATATCACGGTCACGCCGACCTTCTCGATCTGCCCGACCCATGGCTACCTGTCCGGTCGGCACGAGTTCTGCCCGAAGTGTGACGACGCACTGCTGGCTACCCAAGCGGGTTGTTGCGGCGATGCCCCCACTGTTCCCCTTGTCTGA
- a CDS encoding Crp/Fnr family transcriptional regulator, with translation MVPKLDVPSLLGHLNLFAQLDEKSLARLAERSQQVRVPRHAFVFHRGDPASGLYVVAVGRVKLSIPAANGQEKVIEFFGSGQAFGEAMMFIEQPYMVQAQALEDCLLLWVSKQDVLAVIDRQPAFARSLLTGMAARLHTLMQDIEMVSLHSASQRLIHYLLNLPCESGLLTLPVNKNVVASKLGLTPETLSRLLHQFSDAGIITVRGRKVTLHSRDALQAREASPMTH, from the coding sequence ATGGTGCCCAAACTGGACGTACCTTCCCTGCTGGGACATCTGAACTTGTTTGCCCAGCTGGACGAAAAAAGCCTGGCACGGTTGGCTGAGCGCAGCCAGCAGGTCCGGGTGCCGCGTCACGCCTTTGTTTTTCACCGCGGCGATCCCGCCAGCGGCCTGTATGTGGTGGCAGTGGGCCGCGTCAAACTGTCCATCCCTGCCGCCAATGGTCAGGAAAAGGTCATTGAATTCTTTGGTAGTGGCCAGGCGTTTGGTGAAGCCATGATGTTCATCGAACAGCCCTACATGGTGCAGGCCCAGGCGCTGGAGGATTGTTTGCTGCTCTGGGTCAGCAAGCAGGATGTGCTGGCTGTCATCGACCGCCAGCCCGCATTTGCCCGCTCCTTGTTGACCGGCATGGCCGCCCGGCTGCACACGCTGATGCAGGATATCGAGATGGTCAGCCTGCACAGTGCCTCGCAGCGCCTGATTCATTACCTGCTCAACCTGCCCTGTGAGTCGGGCCTGCTGACCCTGCCGGTCAACAAGAATGTGGTCGCCTCCAAGCTGGGCCTGACGCCTGAAACGCTGTCTCGCCTGCTGCATCAGTTCTCTGATGCGGGCATCATCACCGTGCGGGGCCGCAAGGTCACACTGCACAGCCGTGATGCCCTGCAAGCCCGCGAAGCCAGCCCCATGACCCACTGA
- the ubiT gene encoding ubiquinone anaerobic biosynthesis accessory factor UbiT has product MNLTFPTPPAWLKQWHQRLPVHFWSWHALFGLEAARRLAGLTPPAELDGHCFALTVSDWGIQVRFACRQGRFQWCDEPNTDLQLQATLADFFCLLRGEMDADTLFFQRRLQISGDTELGLIVKNWLDALERPAWLQANGV; this is encoded by the coding sequence ATGAACCTCACTTTCCCGACCCCACCCGCTTGGCTGAAGCAATGGCACCAGCGGCTACCGGTCCACTTTTGGTCCTGGCATGCCCTGTTCGGCCTGGAGGCCGCACGACGACTGGCTGGCCTCACACCGCCAGCCGAACTGGATGGTCACTGCTTTGCCCTCACGGTCAGCGACTGGGGCATCCAGGTCCGCTTTGCCTGCCGGCAAGGGCGTTTCCAGTGGTGCGATGAGCCCAATACCGACTTGCAGCTGCAAGCCACGCTGGCTGATTTCTTTTGCCTGCTGCGCGGCGAAATGGATGCCGACACCCTGTTTTTCCAGCGTCGCCTGCAGATCAGTGGCGATACCGAGCTGGGACTGATCGTCAAAAACTGGCTGGATGCGCTGGAACGTCCTGCCTGGCTACAAGCAAACGGGGTGTAA
- a CDS encoding DUF2798 domain-containing protein has product MNISRKYESVVFAFMMAALMAGIMSAVLTWVNTGMDSGFLVRWLRAYGLAFVLAFPLVLFLAPRVRRLTQKMIEDK; this is encoded by the coding sequence ATGAACATTTCGAGAAAATACGAGTCTGTTGTGTTTGCGTTCATGATGGCGGCGCTGATGGCCGGTATCATGTCCGCAGTGCTGACCTGGGTGAACACCGGCATGGACAGCGGTTTTCTGGTTCGCTGGTTGCGTGCGTATGGGCTGGCGTTTGTACTGGCCTTTCCGCTGGTACTGTTTCTGGCACCCCGGGTGAGACGTCTGACCCAAAAAATGATCGAGGACAAATAA
- a CDS encoding U32 family peptidase produces the protein MNTSLISVAPVSYYWQREDLLRFYADIAESAAQVVYLGEVVCGRRHQMRLDDWLALAHTLRDAGKTVVLSTQTLIDSESDRRAMHKLVEKALAAQFQVEANDLGAVRVLQGQSFIAGPHLNAYHGGTLSWLVALGASRFVVPLEMSGSELQRLLAEIPAGLQCELQVWGRLALAFSARCFTARHFRLQKDHCEFRCIEHPDGLPLQTREQGEFLTLNGIQTQSAHCLDLLAQARDVYALGVHVLRVNPMSQGTLAAIAALSTERHPDVPLPVGVGRCNGYWFDRPGMDWVETA, from the coding sequence ATGAACACTTCTCTGATCAGCGTGGCGCCGGTAAGCTACTACTGGCAACGCGAAGACCTGCTGCGCTTCTATGCCGACATCGCCGAATCTGCCGCACAGGTGGTGTATCTGGGGGAAGTGGTGTGTGGCCGCCGCCACCAGATGCGGCTGGACGACTGGCTGGCGCTGGCTCATACCCTGCGTGATGCAGGCAAAACCGTGGTGCTGTCCACCCAGACCTTGATCGACAGCGAGTCGGACCGGCGCGCCATGCACAAGCTGGTCGAAAAAGCACTGGCGGCGCAATTCCAGGTCGAGGCCAATGATCTGGGGGCGGTGCGGGTGCTGCAAGGCCAGTCTTTCATTGCGGGCCCTCATCTCAATGCTTATCACGGCGGCACGCTGTCCTGGCTGGTAGCGCTGGGAGCCAGCCGCTTTGTGGTGCCACTGGAAATGAGTGGCAGCGAGCTGCAGCGTCTGCTGGCAGAAATCCCCGCTGGCCTGCAATGCGAGTTGCAGGTATGGGGGCGTCTGGCACTCGCCTTCTCCGCCCGCTGCTTTACCGCACGCCATTTCCGTTTACAAAAGGATCACTGCGAATTCCGCTGCATCGAGCATCCGGATGGTCTGCCGCTGCAAACCCGCGAGCAGGGTGAATTCCTTACCCTGAATGGTATCCAGACCCAGTCCGCCCATTGCCTGGATTTACTGGCACAAGCCCGGGATGTATACGCTTTGGGAGTGCATGTCCTGCGGGTCAACCCCATGTCGCAGGGGACGCTGGCTGCCATTGCGGCACTGAGCACGGAGCGTCACCCCGATGTACCCCTACCCGTCGGAGTAGGGCGTTGCAATGGCTACTGGTTTGATCGTCCCGGCATGGATTGGGTAGAAACCGCATGA
- a CDS encoding anaerobic ribonucleoside-triphosphate reductase activating protein: protein MSPSAAEAQPVRLHLQPASPAAGQPALAGITPFSSVDWPGRLVAVLFIGGCPWRCGYCHNPHLQARYRQYHWPDVQRWLISRQGLLDGIVFSGGEPLSEPQLPAMLSQARQLGFATALHTAGMYPQRLASVLPMLDWVGLDIKTHPQDYDSLTGRVHSATPVWRSLDLLLASKVTFECRTSWQASLLPEPELLNLASTLSARGVLHYAVQPLRSPSGQELGPPLSAAAQRQLTTLFPRFDYRQANHKN, encoded by the coding sequence ATGAGCCCGTCAGCCGCTGAAGCCCAGCCTGTGCGCCTGCACCTGCAGCCGGCCAGCCCGGCGGCAGGGCAGCCCGCGCTGGCCGGGATCACCCCCTTTTCCAGCGTGGACTGGCCGGGGCGACTGGTGGCAGTCCTCTTCATCGGCGGCTGCCCTTGGCGCTGCGGCTACTGCCATAATCCCCACCTGCAAGCCCGCTATCGGCAGTACCACTGGCCAGACGTGCAGCGCTGGCTGATCAGTCGGCAGGGTTTGCTGGATGGGATTGTGTTCTCAGGCGGGGAGCCGCTCAGTGAGCCGCAACTCCCCGCCATGCTCTCCCAGGCCCGGCAGCTGGGGTTTGCTACCGCATTGCACACAGCCGGGATGTACCCGCAGCGACTCGCCAGTGTGCTGCCCATGCTGGACTGGGTGGGGCTGGATATCAAAACCCACCCGCAGGATTACGATAGCCTGACCGGACGGGTGCACAGTGCGACGCCAGTCTGGCGTAGCCTGGACTTGCTGCTGGCCTCAAAGGTGACCTTTGAGTGCCGTACCAGCTGGCAAGCCTCCCTGTTGCCCGAGCCTGAACTACTGAACCTGGCCAGCACACTGTCCGCCAGAGGAGTACTTCACTACGCGGTACAGCCATTACGGAGTCCTTCCGGGCAAGAACTGGGTCCGCCACTGTCAGCCGCTGCTCAGCGACAACTGACCACACTATTCCCGCGCTTTGACTACCGACAAGCAAACCACAAGAACTAG
- the ubiU gene encoding ubiquinone anaerobic biosynthesis protein UbiU, which yields MEPVRRTMELVAPAGNLAALKSALQAGANAVYLGLKNATNARNFAGLNFTEADIEAGVTLAHRMGRKVMFAINTYPQPGQTALWQQAIDHAHALKADAVILADPGLLGYARERYPDLRLHLSVQGSATHLDSIELMFEQFGIQRVVLPRVLTLAEVERLTRQTRVEIEVFGFGSLCVMAEGRCILSSFATGDSPNNQGVCSPAHAVRWVEQAGQLDARLNGVLIDRYAPGEPAGYPTLCKGRFLVEDELDHALEEPTSLNAISLLPRLLAMGVSALKIEGRQRSPAYVAQVVSTLRAALDAAERDPARFSVRPDWQAALARHAEGAQTTQGAFDRPWK from the coding sequence ATGGAACCTGTTCGACGCACAATGGAGCTGGTGGCTCCAGCCGGTAACCTCGCCGCACTCAAGTCTGCGCTGCAGGCGGGCGCCAATGCCGTCTACCTCGGCCTGAAGAACGCCACCAATGCCCGCAACTTCGCCGGGCTCAATTTCACCGAGGCCGACATTGAAGCAGGTGTCACCCTGGCGCACCGCATGGGGCGCAAGGTGATGTTTGCCATCAACACCTACCCGCAGCCAGGGCAAACCGCGCTCTGGCAGCAGGCCATCGACCACGCTCACGCCCTCAAGGCCGATGCGGTGATTCTGGCAGACCCCGGTTTACTGGGTTATGCACGCGAACGCTATCCAGACCTGCGTCTGCATCTGTCTGTGCAGGGCTCGGCCACCCATCTGGACAGCATCGAGCTGATGTTCGAGCAATTCGGCATTCAGCGCGTGGTACTGCCACGGGTGCTGACGCTGGCCGAGGTGGAGCGCTTGACCCGGCAAACCCGGGTTGAGATCGAAGTATTCGGCTTTGGCAGCCTGTGCGTGATGGCGGAAGGCCGCTGCATCCTGTCCAGCTTTGCCACGGGTGACTCGCCCAATAACCAGGGGGTCTGCTCGCCCGCCCATGCGGTGCGCTGGGTCGAGCAGGCGGGGCAGCTGGACGCCCGCCTCAATGGCGTGCTGATCGACCGCTACGCGCCCGGTGAACCGGCAGGTTACCCCACCCTGTGCAAAGGGCGGTTCCTGGTGGAGGACGAGCTGGATCATGCGCTGGAAGAACCCACCAGCCTGAATGCCATCAGTCTGCTGCCGCGTCTGCTGGCGATGGGGGTGTCCGCGCTGAAGATTGAAGGACGACAGCGCAGCCCTGCCTATGTCGCTCAGGTTGTATCCACCCTGCGCGCGGCGCTGGATGCTGCCGAGCGCGACCCTGCACGCTTCTCGGTGCGTCCGGACTGGCAGGCTGCACTGGCTCGCCACGCGGAAGGCGCGCAAACCACGCAGGGGGCATTTGACCGACCATGGAAATGA